GTCGGTCACGCGTGTAGATGTTCTCTCTTTCACCTCGACGGACCAGCACGTTTCGTCCCACCAGGTTGTTCAGCGCCCGATGATCGTCCATGACGCCGATTTTGTAAATGTCATTGCGCATCAATTCACCCAACACCGCGACGGTGGCCGCCAGGTCGGATCGGTGAAAGGACTGAAAGATGGCCTCCCTGCTCAACATGGGAAACCGTTCCGACAGAATGGCCACCACTTCGCTTTCGCTGGGCGGTATATCCGACCCGGTAGTATCCTTCAAGGAGTCAACGGCCATCAGGTAGTCCTGCAACTGTCGAAATATCTGTCGTGTTACGTTGGTATCACAGTCAACCACCGGCGGTACGGTGAGGCGGATTACCCGATCTTCATCTTCCAATTCCCGGTCGGTTTTGTAGACGGTGATCTTGTAGGGAGCGATGACGTCTTCTTGTGCAATCTCCCCCTGGCGCGGCATGTCCAGGGGATCATACAAAGCCTCGCCCGGGTAGAACACGCCGATGAGTAGCGAGGCCAAGAGCAACAAGAGCAGCTTTCTGGTGCGTGAATGGACGGAGCTCCGTTGGAGCTGTCGGCTCTCGCTCTGGACCTTGAGAACCTTCTTGATGCGACGCTTGATTTTTAGTATCAGCGTAAACATACAGCGAATTCCGTTTTCGCCCTACTCCTTGCGTCTCGGTTTTTCGAACCGTTCATACGCTTTAATGATTCTCTGGACCAGGCGGTGTCTAACGACATCCTTGTCGCTCAAGTATACGAAACTGATACCGTCGATCCCCTTTAGGATTTTCTGCACTTTCACCAGGCCGGAATTCTGGGGACGATCCAGATCGATCTGAGTTATATCGCCGGTGATAATAGCTTTGGAATCTTCTCCGATTCTGGTGAGGAACATCTTCATCTGGGCGCTGGTGGTATTCTGGGCTTCATCCAGCACGACAAAGGCCTCGTTCAAAGTTCGGCCGCGCATAAACGCCAGGGGAGCTATCTCGATGACTCCCAGGTCCAGAAGTTTGCGAATCTTGTCCGGTTGCAACATATCGTACAGGGCATCGTACACCGGTCGAAGATATGGATCCACCTTGGCTCGAAGGTCGCCCGGCAGGAAGCCCAGCGACTCGCCCGCCTCGACAGCCGGTCGTGTGAACACCAGTCGTTTGACTCGATTGGCCTTCAACTCGGCCACCGCCATGGCCACGGCCAGATAGGTTTTACCGGTCCCGGCCGGGCCGATGGAAAAAACGAGATCGTGCTGGTCGACTGCCTCGACATAACGTGATTGGCCGACTGTTTTGGGTTTGATCGCCTTCTTGAGCGCACTTGTCAACAGGTTTTCAGTCGAGATTTCCGAGGCCGGTCCGAAGCCATTCTCCTTTACCATACTGATGGCATAGTGCAGGTATTGCTCCGTTATTACATCCCCCTGCCGAACTCGTGTCACCAGGTCATCCACCAGGCGGGCAACCTGGTCGACATCCGACGGTGCTCCCTCGATTGTGAGCCGGTCACCACGAGCTATCATCCGAGCCACAAAACTGGATTCTATTATGCGAAGAGAGATATCATTCTGTCCGAACAACAGCCGTTGATCTACTCCCTCCAGAAGAATACTTAACGACTTCTTCTCAGCTAGTTCCATGGTCCGCCCCATAGCTCACGATTCGTCATCGTTTTTCAGGCTCAAGCCAAGTTCCTCCAACTGCTCCGGGTCCACCTCGGACGGCGCTCCATCCATCAAGGACATTGCGTTGGTTGTTTTGGGAAAGGCAATGACGTCGCGGATCGACCGCGTGCCGCACATAAGCGCTACGATCCGATCCAGGCCGGGGGCCAGCCCGGCATGCGGCGGCGCACCATACTCAAGCGCCCGCAAAAGGAATCCAAACAT
This is a stretch of genomic DNA from Candidatus Zixiibacteriota bacterium. It encodes these proteins:
- a CDS encoding PhoH family protein; its protein translation is MELAEKKSLSILLEGVDQRLLFGQNDISLRIIESSFVARMIARGDRLTIEGAPSDVDQVARLVDDLVTRVRQGDVITEQYLHYAISMVKENGFGPASEISTENLLTSALKKAIKPKTVGQSRYVEAVDQHDLVFSIGPAGTGKTYLAVAMAVAELKANRVKRLVFTRPAVEAGESLGFLPGDLRAKVDPYLRPVYDALYDMLQPDKIRKLLDLGVIEIAPLAFMRGRTLNEAFVVLDEAQNTTSAQMKMFLTRIGEDSKAIITGDITQIDLDRPQNSGLVKVQKILKGIDGISFVYLSDKDVVRHRLVQRIIKAYERFEKPRRKE